In the genome of uncultured Sphaerochaeta sp., the window ATGCCGTCATAGAAGTCAGCCTTTGCCAGGTTGGTGTTCGCCCAGGCAACCAGGTTCTCGGCAATCTTGTTCACACACCCCACGGTGGGTACGATCCACAACTCGTTGCGAATACCAATGCTCCCGTTTTCGCGGCGGAATGCCTTGATGGAGGGAACCTTTCCCTCCCACTTCGCCTGTCGCTCCTTCGCCTTGGTCTGGAACAAGTCGGCAAGGTTTTTGTCGTAGTGGTATTCAGCTTTCTCGGAGAGCAGTGTCCTGATGTTGGATGCATGGACATGCTCACCGATGGCGATATCGGTCTGTGCCGAGCCGATGGGAGCGCCATACTTGATGATCGGCTCATCCTTGGCGATCGGCTTGATGGCAAACTTATGGCCGAAGGGTATGTCGGAGAGAAGGGTGATGGAACGTCCGTCGACTTCAACCACCGTGGATACGGCAAGATTCTGGACGGCAACCGCCACTGAGTCTTCCGGGTGTACTTTTACAAATGAATATGTCTGCATGAATACTCCTTTTCAGAGGGCCTTGAGGGCCTCGGTCATACCGACACTCCAGATGGACTGCAGATTGGCTTTCACTGCATCGGTGAGGCCGGGAACTGCACTCAGATCCTGGGCCCACCACTTCTGGTTGGAGAGTACGGCCTTCGCAAGACGGTCTGCCTTCTGTTCTGCAGTTCCGCCCATCTTGTAGAGATCGGCGAAGAAGGAAAGCACCTCACTGTCATCCTGGATGAGGTAGGTTTCCTTTCCTCTTGTTCCTTTCAGTGCTGCTCCCTCGTACTCAGTGCCCTCGTAGAAGCTGATCAGGGCGGAGAGGGAGAAGACCAGACGCTTGGGAAGCTTGCCCTGCTTCTCGTAGTAGCCGAGCAGGGAGGGAAGGTCGCGGGTCTTGAACTTGGAGACCGAGTTCAGGGAGATGGAGAGCAGCTGATGCGGGTTGTACGGGTTCTCAAAGCGTTCCAACACGTCGGCAGCGTATGCCTCAAGTTCCTGCTTTGAACCATCCATCGAGGGAATGATCTCCTCAAAGATGCCGCTGTGCATGAACGGATAGAGCAAGGCCTTGTCGGCGATGCAGTCCTGCACGGTGTTCAACCCTGCCTGATAGGCAGCAAGCACGCTCATGGTGTGTGCACCATTGAGGATGCGCACCTTGCGGGTGCGGTAGAAGCTCATATCGTCGGTCCAGACGACGTTCAGAGCCGCCTTGTTGAACGGAAGCTCATCTTCGTGGAAGTTCTTGTGGCATTCAATGACCCAGAGGTGGAAGATCTCCGCTGAATCGAGCAGATTGTCCTGATAGCCGAGCTTGGTGCACAGAGCCTCGGCTTCCGCTCTCGGATAGCCGGGAACGATGCGGTCGACCAGTGAGTTGCAGAAATCGCACGCCTCGTCGAGCCAAAGGAGGAAGGCATCCTCGAGCTTCCACTCCTGGGCATATTGCTTGACGATCCGCTTCAGGTTGTCCCCGTTCTTGTCGATGAGTTCGCAGGGGATGATGATCAGGCCCTTGCTTGCATCACCGGCGAATGCCTGGTAGCGCTTGTAGAGGAACGAGCAGACCTTTGCGGGGAAGGAGACTTGCATCTCATCCTCGAGCTTGTCTCCACTATGGTAGGCGATGCCTGCCTCGGTGGTGTTGGAAACGATGAAGCGGAGGTCTTCGCTCTCGGCAAGCTTGAGGTACTCGGAGCGGTCCTCGGCCTTGTACGGGTTGAGGCAGCGGCTGACCGAGTTGATGGTACGATACTCCTCAACCGTCTTTCCGTTCTGCACACCGCGAAGGACGGTGGTGTACAGTCCCTTCTGGTCGTTGATCATATCCGAAAGACCGCGGTCGAGCGGCTGGACAAGAACGACATTGCCGTTGAAGTCGGTCTTCTCATTGAGAATATCAATCATCCAGTCGACGAATGCCCTGAGGAAGTTGCCTTCCCCGAACTGGAGGATTCTTTCCTTTCTCTCTATCGGTTGGTGAATGTCCTTGATTGATTGCATACGATATCTCCTCTCTTTGGGTGGTTATGTTACTTTTTTCTTCCATACAGAAGGTAGGCCATGATGGCGCAGGTTGTCTGCTGGAATACGATGCTCAGAATGACGGGAAGGGCCGTTTCGGCCGGAAAATAGTCGATGGCCAACACCAGTGCTGCACTGATGTTTCGCAGTGACGAGGCAAAGGTCAGGCTTTTTCGTTCAGGTTCCAAGAGTCCTGCCGCCTTGCCCAAGGCATTGGAGAGCGGGTAGCCCACTGCAGCAAGAAAGGCACACAGCAAGGCGATGGGCAGATAGGTGAGGGAGGCGTTGGAGATGAGACGGTCGGCTATCTGGGACGTGTTGATGCCGATGATCAGAAAGAGGGCAATCTTGGAGAATGGCCTGAGGCAGGGGGAGACATGCTCGGTCACCTTTGCCTTGGTGACATTGTTGATAAGGATGCCTGCCATCGAGGGGAGCACTACCATCAGCAAAAGGGAGATCATCATGCCCGTTACATCAATCTGTACCGAAGTTCGTGCAAGGATGCGCACCGTCAGGGGGGTGAGAATCGGGGCCAGAAGCGTGGATACGAGGATAAGGGTCAGTGAAAGAGCTTCGCTTCCCTTGTAGATGCCTGCCCATATGTAGCCGGTCAGGGCAGTGGGGATGGACATGAGCAGGACAAAGCCGGTGATCACTTCGCTCTGGTTGGGGAAGAGCAGGTTGGCCAGGGACCAGGAGAGCAGTGGCATGACAAGATTTGATCCAAAGAGGAAGACCAGGATGGCTTTGGGCTTGCGGATTACCTTGAAAAAGTCCTGGGAACTGATGCCCAGGGCACCGCTGAAGGTGATGAAGGCGAAGAGATAGGAAACCGAGGGTTTCATCCACGAGATGAGCGAGCCCAGGAGGAGACCCAGGATCACCCCACTGGGGGTGAGGACCGGCATGATCCGTTCCAAACGATAGTTTAGGCGCCTGAGCCCTGCCTCGAGTGATTGAAATTGAAACATCGTTCCAAATGATATACTTCTCTCTGTTGCGCTGTCAAGCGACAGAATCCTATGGTATAGTGTTACAGCCTTGCAAGGAGTCCTGCCGTGACTGATCACCTTTCCCCAACCTTGGGCCTTGTGCTCGCCTCCATCCATACCGGGGCCTCCAATGGGCTCTGGTCTGAGATTGCCCGCCTTGCCCAGCGTTCAGGCTCATCCCTTTATGTCTTTCCCGGAGGCCGGCTCGAGTGCCAGGAAGGGCAGGAGTACGTACGCAACAGCATATACTCATTGGTGAATCCGGACAACCTTGACGGCATCATCACCTGGGCTTCGGCCTTGGCAGGTTCGGTCGGTTTCAATGAGGTGCAGGCATTTCTCTCTTCCCTCTCCCCGCTTCCCTGTGTTTCCATCGGGATCAAGCATGAGGGATGTCCTGTTGTCTCCTTCGATGCATACTCGGGAGTCCAGGCCGTGATCCTGCACTGCATCACCAAGCACCACGGAAGACGGATAGCCTTCATCAGGGGTCCTGAGAACCATTATTCGGCGCAGGATCGGTACCGTGCCTATTGTGATACCCTCGAACAAACCGGCTTGGTATTGGATAACCGACTGGTCAGTGACCCCTTCCCTTGGACAGAAGGGGCAAAGGCAATGGACCAGCTTACCCGGGAACGGGGCCTTGTGCCGGGCAAGGATTTTGATACCCTGGCCTGCTCAAGCGACATGATGATGTTCGATGCCGGAAAGCGTTTGCAGGATGCAGGATACCGCATCCCTGAGGATGTCCGTATCGTCGGCTACAATGACAGCAGGGAAAGCCATCTGCTTCGGGTTCCCTGCACGACGGCACGGATGCCGATGACCGAACTTGCAAGGATGAGCTGGACACTGCTGGAAAATCTGATGGAAGGGCAGAGAGCCTCTTGTTTCGATATCCTGTTGCCCTCGGCTTTGGTGGTGAGGAGATCATGCGGATGCGTCTACTCCTTGGGAACCGATGAGCAAGCCCGCATGACGGTGGGAACCTTGCAATTCTACCTTGCCTGGCTGTTTCAGAGTTTCAGTGTTTCCGAAGAGTATCGGGAGGATGTTTCCCGTCTTTTCCGCGGCAACGAAGAGCTTGACCTGTGTGTACTTGAACGCCTTTCCTACCGTTTTCTTGACCGTGGAGGAGATCCCAACCTGCTCTCCGAGGCCTTGCATTGGTATGAGCGATTCCATGCAGATTCCTCCTTCCTTGCAACGTACTCGGCTTCCATCCGTGACTTGTTCCTGCGTCAGCGGGATCTGGTTGCGCACGAGCATGCGTACCTCCTCTCCCAACAGGCAAAGCGACTGGATGAACTGAAGTGTGATCTTCTGGGTGTGAGGGATATCTCATCCATTCCATCCCTGCTGGCAAAACACCTGCTTTCCCTGGGTTTGGGGGCCTGTTTCCTGGTTCTCTATGCCGACGACAAGGAGAGTACCTTTCTTGGAGGCTATGCAGACTCCCTCATCATCAGTGAGCAACAGCGTTTTGCCAAGCATCTTTTGCTTCCCCCCTCGCTGAAGGAGCACCTCCATCGTGGTGTCTATGTGGTGGAGAGTCTTTTTATGGACAATCAGCCGCTTGGATATCTGGTCATCGGAACAACCCTGTTCAATGGAAGCGTTATGGAGGAGTTGCGCACGTCCCTCAGTTCCGCTCTCAAGGGGGCGTTCCTGCTCGATGCCGCAAACCGTGCACGCGAAGAGGCTGAGAGGGCTCAGCGTTCCCGTTCTGAGTTCTTTGCAAATGTCGGGGAAGGACTCAGAACCCCTCTCGATGCCATTCTCTCTCTGGTGCATGGGTGCGACACCCAGCTCAAGGACCAGGTTGGG includes:
- a CDS encoding tagaturonate reductase, whose amino-acid sequence is MQSIKDIHQPIERKERILQFGEGNFLRAFVDWMIDILNEKTDFNGNVVLVQPLDRGLSDMINDQKGLYTTVLRGVQNGKTVEEYRTINSVSRCLNPYKAEDRSEYLKLAESEDLRFIVSNTTEAGIAYHSGDKLEDEMQVSFPAKVCSFLYKRYQAFAGDASKGLIIIPCELIDKNGDNLKRIVKQYAQEWKLEDAFLLWLDEACDFCNSLVDRIVPGYPRAEAEALCTKLGYQDNLLDSAEIFHLWVIECHKNFHEDELPFNKAALNVVWTDDMSFYRTRKVRILNGAHTMSVLAAYQAGLNTVQDCIADKALLYPFMHSGIFEEIIPSMDGSKQELEAYAADVLERFENPYNPHQLLSISLNSVSKFKTRDLPSLLGYYEKQGKLPKRLVFSLSALISFYEGTEYEGAALKGTRGKETYLIQDDSEVLSFFADLYKMGGTAEQKADRLAKAVLSNQKWWAQDLSAVPGLTDAVKANLQSIWSVGMTEALKAL
- a CDS encoding bile acid:sodium symporter family protein yields the protein MFQFQSLEAGLRRLNYRLERIMPVLTPSGVILGLLLGSLISWMKPSVSYLFAFITFSGALGISSQDFFKVIRKPKAILVFLFGSNLVMPLLSWSLANLLFPNQSEVITGFVLLMSIPTALTGYIWAGIYKGSEALSLTLILVSTLLAPILTPLTVRILARTSVQIDVTGMMISLLLMVVLPSMAGILINNVTKAKVTEHVSPCLRPFSKIALFLIIGINTSQIADRLISNASLTYLPIALLCAFLAAVGYPLSNALGKAAGLLEPERKSLTFASSLRNISAALVLAIDYFPAETALPVILSIVFQQTTCAIMAYLLYGRKK
- a CDS encoding substrate-binding domain-containing protein, coding for MTDHLSPTLGLVLASIHTGASNGLWSEIARLAQRSGSSLYVFPGGRLECQEGQEYVRNSIYSLVNPDNLDGIITWASALAGSVGFNEVQAFLSSLSPLPCVSIGIKHEGCPVVSFDAYSGVQAVILHCITKHHGRRIAFIRGPENHYSAQDRYRAYCDTLEQTGLVLDNRLVSDPFPWTEGAKAMDQLTRERGLVPGKDFDTLACSSDMMMFDAGKRLQDAGYRIPEDVRIVGYNDSRESHLLRVPCTTARMPMTELARMSWTLLENLMEGQRASCFDILLPSALVVRRSCGCVYSLGTDEQARMTVGTLQFYLAWLFQSFSVSEEYREDVSRLFRGNEELDLCVLERLSYRFLDRGGDPNLLSEALHWYERFHADSSFLATYSASIRDLFLRQRDLVAHEHAYLLSQQAKRLDELKCDLLGVRDISSIPSLLAKHLLSLGLGACFLVLYADDKESTFLGGYADSLIISEQQRFAKHLLLPPSLKEHLHRGVYVVESLFMDNQPLGYLVIGTTLFNGSVMEELRTSLSSALKGAFLLDAANRAREEAERAQRSRSEFFANVGEGLRTPLDAILSLVHGCDTQLKDQVGEQVRSATHLLDLSLSHTGELELEIRTYLLSDLFSHQVQADSLQYDGPSELPTMLGDENRLRQAFDIVCDHIRKEGGEVALSIRLLVEGVACTFSSSLENWKASMGKQDPSLSLAQRIVLMSGGLVTIKGNTIQFRLSWPSLGAESLPLMGSNVYYLASEGETEVPPVFSELGPVSIFKVSSLNRSTINQLEGGLLAWDGQRTGKDLELALHLLSRHSQLSRTPMVCFHAPSHHESLHAALSSVPNEASSLGLLLVVGASFPDVPVIEHIRHCTHDEVLGIVQSQPIGLLVSDVFDPALYEQVRRLTGAPIVLVRESWKREEAEQLSLIPRLVIAHRCVEDSSEFQTRLISLYATGEVLPPLTGALVKRAVVFLAEHATKSVSRWQLSEAVNVSEDYLTRIFRKELGLSPWDYLNRYRIYLATILLKESTLTINEVASQTGFQDQAYFCRVFRKIKGCAPTKVRSATE